From the Paraflavitalea soli genome, the window AATTGCGCTGGCTTTTGAAAAAGGCGATATGGCAGTGATGCAGCAACCGCCGCGCAAACCGGATGAGAATATTTTCGACGCCATGATGCTGCAGGAAGTATTTATCTCCGCCGCCATGATGACCATCGTCACTGTTGGCGCCTGGTATTATCTCATAGAGATACAGGATATGGAAGCAAAACATGCCCGCACAGATGTAATGATGCTGATGGTACTGCTGCAAAACTTTCATGTATTCAACTGCCGGTCTGAAACCCGTTCTCTGTTTTCCATTCCTTTCTCCCATAACAAGCTTATCGTAGTAGGTGTATTGCTGGCCCAGGGCGTCCATATCCTGGCAGCGTATATTCCCGGCCTCAACAGCACCCTGCAGCTGGAACCGGTACGTATGAATGAATGGCTGGTGCTGCTGGCGCTTTCTTGCAGCATCGTGCTGGTAATGGAGCTGTTCAAATGGATCAAACGTACGAAATCGGTTGCGTAATTAATCGTGTGCCCGACGCCCGTTGGAATACCATCAAAACAAGTTAAAAAAGTATTGATGTTCAAAAGTCCGTTTTTTGCTAAATGGTTTTAGATAGCTATCTTCAGACCTTGGTGGAGAAAACTGAAGAGAAAGTTAAGAAAGGATGGCCATTTATAAAAAAGTGTTGCCTGTTTTGTTTAGAACCACCTAAAACCTATACATTTATGCCACCTTTTTATATTAATTATTTAAACTTGCCATATGGGCGATCTGCAGATTAAAAAAAGTGCAAAGCAGTATGATGTAGTGATCGTAGGTTCCGGAGCGGGCGGAGGCATGGCTACTTATATCCTGGCCAATGCAGGATTGAAAGTATGTCTCATCGAGGCCGGACCTATGTATGACCCTAAGACGAACATCACGCAATTCAAAAACCCCTGGGAATCTCCCCGCCGTGGAGCCAGCACCAAGTACCGTCCGTTTGGAGACTTTGATGCCTGTTATTGGGGATGGGAAATTGATGGAGAGCCCTATACCAAAGAAAATGGTACGCAATGGGACTGGTGGCGCGCCCGTATGTTGGGTGGCCGTACCAATCACTGGGGCCGTATATCCCTCCGTTTCGGACCCAAAGATTTCAAACGCAAAAGTATTGATGGCCTGGGCGAAGACTGGCCTATCGGCTATGATGATATCAAACCATTTTATGACCGTGTAGATAAACTGATTGGCGTATTTGGTACCAATGAAGGACTGCCCAACGATCCCGATGGTATCTTCCTGCCACCACCCAAGCCTCGCCTGCACGAGCTGATGATCAAGAAAGCAGGAATTGCAGCCGGCGTACCCGTTATTCCTTCCCGCCTGTCGATCCTTACCAAGGCATTGCCCGGCAATAAAGACCGTGGTGAATGTATGTACTGTGCCCAGTGCGGAAGGGCCTGCTCTTATGCCTATGCCGACTTCTCCTCTTCTTCTGTACTGATCAAGCCCGCTTTGGCCACCGGCAATGTAGACCTGGTGACGAACGCGATGGCACGCGAAGTATTGACCGATCGCGAAGGAAAAGCCACCGGCGTTTCTTATGTGAACAAAGATGACCTGAATGAATACCAGGTGAATGGCCGTGTAGTGATACTGGCAGCCAGCGCCTGTGAAAGTGCCCGCTTATTGTTGAACTCAAAATCTGCCCGTCATCCTAATGGTCTGGCCAATTCGAGTGATGTGGTTGGTAAATATTTACACGACTCTACCGGCACCGCCATGGGTGGTGTATTGCCCCAGCTCTTCGGCCGCAAGCGGTACAACGAAGATGGTGTAGGTGGCATGCACGTTTATTCTCCGTGGTGGGGTGATAACAAGAAACTGGATTTCCCCCGCGGTTATCATATTGAATATTGGGGTGGTATGGGACAGCCGGCCTATGGTGTTGGCTGGGGTACCGAAGGCATGAATGGTAAGTTTGCTGTGAACGGCCAAAAGAAGGAAGCCGGCGGTTACGGTAAATCACTGAAAGAAGATATCCGCTTCTTCTATGGCGCCAGCGTAGGCATGGCTGGTCGTGGCGAGGCCCTTTCCCTGGCAAGCAACTATTGCGCTATCGATCCCAATGTAGTGGACAAATACGGCATACCTGTACTGAAGTTCAATGTAAAGTGGTCAGAACATGAGATCAAACAGGTGAAGCATATGAAAGAAACCTTCCGGGAGATCATGCACAATATGGGCGCTGTGATCACCTGGGGAGATGATGGTACGGCAGCCAACAATTATGGCATCGATACACCCGGTAAGATCATCCATGAAGCAGGCACTGTACGTATGGGCAATGATGCCAAACATGCAGCCCTCAACAAATGGAGCCAGGCACACGATTGTAAGAACCTGTTCTGTGTAGATGGTGGTCAGTTTGTATCACAGGCCGATAAGAATATCACCTGGACCATCCTCGCCCTCTCTATGAGAGCCAGCGAATACATCATTGATGAAATGAAAAAGCAGAACATTTAATACAGCACACAGTAATTAGATTACAGAATCAAGCATTCAGAATCCATTATATAGAAAATTATGGACAGAAGAAAATCCCTCAAAGCATTAGCATTAGGAACGCTTTCCGCCGGTGTACTGCTGGAAGCCTGTAATGATGGTGATGCAGATAAAAAAGCAGCGGAAGACAAAGCCAGGGCAGGTGCCGCTCCTGCTTCCACCATCGACCGGATGAAGGAAGAAGAAGCGCACTATAAAGCCGTAACTGCCGAAACCTTCTTTACGCCACAGGAAATGGCTACCATTACCATCCTGGGCGATATCATTATTCCCAAAGATGAAGTAAGCGGCAGCGCCTCCGAAGCCAAAGTGCCGGAGTTCATTGAATTTATTGTAAAAGACATGCCTGAGCACCAGATACCCATGCGGGGTGGCCTGCGCTGGCTCGATATGCAATGCCTGAAGCGCTATGAAAAAGCGTTTAAGGATTGCGATCAGAAACAGCAAATGGAAATCGTAGATGAAATAGCCTGGCCTGCCAAAGCCAAACCGGAAATGGCGCAGGGCGTAGCTTTCTTCAACCTTATCCGCAACCTTACAGCCACAGGCTTCTATACTTCTGAGATGGGAGTAAAAGACATCGGCTATGCAGGTAACAAGCCCAATAAATGGAATGGTGTACCGGATGATGTATTGAAGCAATACAACCTGGCTTATACTGAAAAGGAATTAAAGGAGTGTGTGAGCTACGATAACAAAGCGTAGGCAGCTTCTTTAACAAAATTATAATAGATCCCGGCAAGCTGATTTGTTCAGTTGCCGGGATCTTTATTTGTGATCATACTACATGATTCTTCTTATGCGTATGTTAATAATCTTCACTTCTTTTTACAAAATAAGAGCCAGGTCGTACATTTGCAGCACCGATTTTATAGGTCTTGATCATGAAGCGTAGTTGGACAAAATATATCATTGGCTATTTTTTTATCATTGCCTTTCTTTTCAATGGTATTGTGCCGGAAGTAATGATCCTGTCGGGTCAGCTAAGCCATAAACTGGTGAATGAAACACTGGCAGAACAGGAAGATGTGAATTCGGAAAGAAACACAGAAGAAACAAAAGCAGAGCAGCGAACCGAATACCTGCCTACCGCCCATACGTCTTATTATATACATCCAACCCCAAGCTTTTTTATTTCCGATAAGGTTATTCCCAGCGATATAGCATTTATATCAACAGTGGTGATCCCGGTTCCCACTCCCCCGCCCGATGTAACTATTGTTTAATCTGTTTCCGAAAGAGTCATTAGTAACCCATCGCTTGCCGGTAATATTTGCATTACCGCAGGACCATCTTTTTATCAAAAAATAAACTTATGCGTTATAGAACTCAATATATCATAAAATCATTATTTTTCTCTTTCCTGTTGTTATCAGCTTCCGTAGTAATCGGCCAGGAAAGCAGTGACGGTGTAGTACAGAAGAAAGTGGCGGCCATTGAGCATCCGGTGCAAAGCCTGGTGCAATTGGAACCGGGTGTTTTTGAATATGATCGGCAGCAATCGAAACAATTAAAGCTACCCCAGGGAAAACATTATGGCTTCACAATAGCCGAGATCGAGGCCGTTTTCCCGGCATTGATAAAACAAACCACCCGCACTTATATGTTTGGCAAGAACACATACCGTACTGCTACGATCAAAACGGTGGATATGGAGAGTCTCATCCCGGTATTGGTGGCTTCTGTAAAGCAGCAACAGCAGGAAATTGAGCAATTGAAAAAGGAACTGCAGGACTTGAAAAAGCCAGTAGCCCTTTCGAAATAGTGTGGCAGACGGTTGGCGACCCGTTAAAACAGGTCTGCTTTTTTACGAGTCCCCCTTGTATTGCTGCATCAATACCTGGGGGCTCGTTGTTTTTAACCCCATCACACTCAACCACTTATTTAAAGCGGCCCATATGGCCGATTCCACCTATCTTTGCGCGCTGAAAATTAAAAATATATGGCTTTACAAGCAGGTATCGTAGGACTGCCGAATGTAGGAAAATCGACCTTGTTCAATGCGGTGAGCAATAGTGCCAAGGCACAGGCCAGCAATTACCGTTTTTGTACCATCGAACCCAATGTGGGCCTGGTGGATGTACCGGATGCCCGCCTCAATAAGCTGGCCGAACTGGTAATTCCCAACCGCATCGTGCCTACCCAGATAGAGATCGTAGACATTGCCGGCCTGGTACGTGGCGCCAGCAAAGGTGAAGGCCTGGGCAACCAGTTCCTGGGCAATATCCGCGAGGTGGATGCCATCATCCATGTGATCCGGTGTTTCGAAGATGACAATGTATTGCGTGATGAAGGCGCCATCAATCCCATTAGCGATAAAGAGATCATTGATACTGAATTGCAGTTGAAGGACCTGGACAGTGTAGAGCGTAAAATAGGCCGTGTAGAAAAAGCAGCCCGTACGGACCCCAAGATGAAGGCTGAACTGGATGTGCTGGTACAGTGTAAAAACCACCTGCAGCAAGGTAAAAGCATCCGCTCCCTCGACCTTTCCAAAGAAGAAAAGACGGCCATTGCCGATATGTTCCTGCTCACAGAAAAGCCTGTTCTGTACGTTGCCAACGTAGACGAGCCTTCTATGCATACAGGCAATAAGTATTCTGAGGCGCTTGCAAAAGCAGCCAAAGAAGAAGGCGCACAGATCATTATTATGAACAATAATATTGAAGCACAGATCGCCGAAATGGAAGATCCGGCAGACCGCGCCCTGTTCATGGAAGAATACAAGATGACCGAGCCGGCCTTGAACCGCCTCATCACCAGCGCTTATAAACTGCTCAACCTCTATACCTATTTCACCGCCGGTGTACAGGAAGTACGTGCCTGGACCATCCATGAAGGCTGGAAAGCGCCACAAGCTGCCGGTGTGATCCATACAGACTTCGAAAAAGGATTCATCAAGGCCGAAGTGATCGCTTACAATGACTTCGTTCAATATGGTTCCGAAGCTGCAGCCCGTGAAGTAGGTAAGCTGCGCATTGAAGGAAAGGAATATGTAGTGAAGGATGGCGACATCATGCACTTCAGGTTCAACGTGTAAACCACGATTTGTAGGATCTGACGGATTAAGCAGATCCTATTGCAATATATTATAAGGGGTTTAGCTAAGCTGTTTCGCAGTAAGGCTAAACCCCTTGGTTTTGCAGCCAGGTGTATATATGATTAAATGTCAATTAAACATCCATTAACTGCAAAATCGTTTTTTTCCTTATCTTGAGGCCGTGGCATACGCTCCGAGAACGGCTCTGTACAGTACCTATACCGACGAACAATTGGTAGGCTTGTTGCGTGATAATGATGAGGAAGCTTTTGCAGAGATCTTTCATCGTTATTGGGACAAGCTCCTGGCCATTGGCTTCAACCATGCCCGCAATAAGGAAGTGGCAGAAGAGATTGTCCAGGATGTACTGCTCAGTTTATGGAACCGCCGGCACTCCATGGAAATAGACCGGCCAGCTGCTTTTCTTGCCACCGCTGTGAAGTTTGCCGTCTTTAAGACCCTCGCCCGGGAAAACAGGCGCCGTGACCTGTTGCAGGAGCACACCGTTGATACAGGCAACAGCGCCGGCTCCTTTGATGAAGGAGTGATAGAAGCTAAATTCCTCAAAGAATACCTCAACGAACTGGTGGCAGGCCTCCCCGAGCAATGCCGGCTGGTATTTGTATACAGCCGCGACCACCAGTTATCGACTAAAGAGATTGCAGCAACCCTCCAGCTTTCGCCCAAAACAGTTGAGTCCCATCTCACTAAAGCACTCAAAACTCTTCGCTTCCTGCTGGGCAATCACCGCTTTTTTAGTGTCATAGCCACCTTTATTCATCTTTTGTTAAAAAAAACTTAACATCCACTCAGGGTACTTCCCTGTTCATGGGTACAGTATTGTAAGGCCGCTGCCGAAGGCCACGCCAATACTAACACATGACACAGGAGCAACTTCAAATACTGCTGGAAAAATACCTGAACAATACTGCCTCGGCCGAAGAGGAACAGGAATTAACTGATTGGTACCACGCTGCCAACATGCAGGAAGTACACTGGCCTGTGGACAATGAAGAAGCAGTGGAAACGCTCAGGAACCGGATGCTGCATCAATTGAAAGAGGCTATCCATCCTGCAGCCCCTGCCAAAGAGCTCCCCCTATACCGCAATATCCGCTGGCAGGTAGCGGCCGCCATCCTCCTCTTGCTGGGCGTTGGCACCTGGCTTTGGCTTGATAGACCAGCCACTCCTCCTACTGCAACGACCATTACCAGTAACAAGAATACCGCCCCCGTTCTTCCTGGTGGTAATAAAGCCACTTTAACGCTTGCTGATGGCAGTATCATCGAACTCGATACAGCCGGCAACAAAACCCTGGCCCAACAGGGAAATACCCGGATCATCAAACTCAACAATGGCCAGCTGGCTTATCATGACGCATCGCAACAGGATGCGAACGCTCCTGTTCTATACAATACTATCCGCACACCCAATGGAGGCCAATACGAGATCATCCTGCCCGACGGAAGTCATGCATGGTTGAATGCAGCATCTATCCTGCGCTTCCCTACAGTATTCACGGGAACTGAGCGTAAAGTTCAACTCTCCGGTGAGGCCTATTTTGAAGTGGCTAAAAACGCGCACCTGCCATTCAGGGTATATACCACTGATGTGCAACTGCATGAGCGAGGCATTGTGGAAGTATTGGGTACCCACTTCAATGTGAATGCGTATAGCGATGAACCTTCCGTGAAAACTACCCTGCTCGAAGGAAAAGTAAAGGTATCGGTCTCCTCACCCGGAGACACCCTTCACCTTATAAAACCGGTAACACTCGCGCCGGGCATGCAATCCTCTTTTCCCAATGATCCGGCACGCCTGTCTGCCATCCAGCTAAGGGAGGTTGACACGGATGAGGTGATTGCCTGGAAGAATGGCCTTTTCAACTTCAACAAGGCCGATATTCAAACGGTGATGCGCCAGCTGGCCCGTTGGTACGATGTGGAAGTGTTTTACGAAGGACCGGTTTCCAAAGAAAAGTTTGAAGGAGAAATACCGAAAAATGCTACGCTCAACGAAGTGTTCAAGATACTGGAACTAAGTGCTGTTCATTTTAAGGTCGAAGGCCATAAGGTCACTGTGATGCCTTGATCACCCTCATCCTAACCGCTATCCTGCATGAAAGCTCATCATCGATGCAATTGCCGTACTGACCGTTCGGTACAAAAGGTTTATCTATGAAAAGCCGCCAACGCGCTAACGTTGACGGCAGGGATGGGTAAAACCAGTTCGCAGACTAATGGAACCCTTATTGTTTAACCCAATTGACTAAAAGTATGATTTTTATCATTCTTTGCAAAGCCGCATTCCTGAGGCGGCTGGCAAAGCCCAAAACCTTTCTGGTTATGAGATTGACAGCTATGCTGCTATTGGTTGGCTGTTTGCAGGTTTGCGCTACCGGAATTGCTCAAAAAGTGAGTATCTCCCGCGAAAACGTATCGCTGAAGAAAGTCTTTACCGATATCAAAAGGCAAACAGGCTACCTGTTCTTTTACAATGCCCGCCTCCTCGAAAATGCAGAGCCGGTAAGTATTTCAGTAAAAGATACAGAGATGAAAGAAGTGCTGGACAAGTGTTTCAGCAACCAGCCCTTTACCTATAAGATCGTCAACAGAACGATCGTGGTGAGCGCCCGGCCCGTAGCAATACCGATCGAAGCAGCCATCACCGATACCATCCCAGGGGAAATTACAGTTACCGGTATCATCGTGGATGATAGTACTTCCAGGCCCATCGAGGGCGCCAGTGTGGTTATCCGGGGTACTAATTCCGGTATCGCTTCCAATAACAAAGGCGCCTTCACGATCAATGGTAAAAAGGGCACTTCCTATACCATCAGTTTTGTAGGTTATGAACCACAGACCTTTTCCATCAGGAATGCCAATGCAGTACAGGTAAGGTTAAAGCAAGGAACTGCCAAAGACCCACTGGCCAATGTGGTAGTAACCGGTTACCAGCTGATCAATAAAGAGAGTTTTACCGGCAATGCCGTCGTTATATCCGGTGAAGAACTAAGAAAGGTAAACCCGGTGAATGTATTGCAGAGTATCCAGGCTTTTGATCCTTCTTTCCGTATCGCAGAGAATAACCTGGCTGGTTCCAATCCCAACCGCTTACCCAATATCAACCTGCGGGGCAGCACCGCTTTACCTACCGGTACCGGCGATATCCTCAGTCGCGCCAACCTGCAAAGCAATTTGAACCTGCCTACTTTCATACTGGATGGATATGAAGTGTCGCTTGAGAAAGTATATGACCTCGACAACTCCCGCATTCAAAGCATTACCCTGCTCAAAGACGCAGCTGCCACAGCAGTCTATGGCTCCCGGGCAGCCAACGGGGTCGTCGTGATCACGACCAAACAACCGAAAGCAGGTAAACTGCAGGTCTATTACAATGGTGATTATACCGTCAATGCCCCGGACCTTACAGATTATCGCTTGCTGAATGCCGGAGAGAAACTGGAATACGAGCGGCTGGCTGGTCTGTATAATTCAGTAGGCAGCCGCAGCACCGATATGCAGGAAGCCCTTTATTACCAAAAGAAGAAAAACGTAATTGGCGGCGTCAATACTTACTGGCTGTCACAGCCCCTGCGTATATCGCTCGCACAGAAGCATTCTATTTATCTCGAAGGTGGTGGCAATGGCATTCGCTATGGATTGGACATGCGCTATCAGGCGCAGCCCGGCGTTATGAAAGGTTCAACCCGCGATCGTTACAGCATTGGGGTCGACCTGGCTTATAACCCCACTACCAGGTTCATCTTCAAGAATACACTGTCCGTTACACAAATGAATGCCACCGAATCGCCCTGGGGCAATTTCGGAGACTATGTGCGCATGAATCCCTATTACCCCAAGACCGATTCATTGGGTAATATCCTGCAATCAGTAGACAGCTGGCTCATCGACACCCATCGCTCCGGTACAGACCAGTATGTAACCAATGTAGTGCTCAACCCGATGTACAACAGCACCCTGCATTCCTTTAATAAGAATAAGTATCTTGAGATCATCGACGCATTTTCCGGTGAGTGGACCATCGTGGATGGATTACGTCTGCGTGGATTGATCAGCTTAACCAAACGCAAATACGACTATGATGCGTTCACCTCACCCGGGGCCAACTACTATTACTTCACCTCGCCCGATAAATTGAATGAGCGTGGCAGCTACAGTTATTCAGCCCAGGATGAAACGGCTGTAGACGGCAACATCAACCTCGCTTATAACAAGCAGGTAGGTGATCATTTTTTCAATGCCACCCTGGGCGCCAATATCAGGACCTTTTCCCAAAGCGTCACTTCGTTTACCGCCATCGGTTTTCCCAACGACCGTTTTACCAATGTAGGTTTTGCATTGGGATATGCTGAGGGCGCCTCTCCTGGCGGCTATTCATCCAAAGAACGCTTGCTGGGGTCCTTCATCAGCGGCAACTATTCTTATAAGAATAAGTACCTGCTGGATGCAACCTTACGCACCGATGGCTCTTCAAAATTCGGTACCGATAACAAAATAGCCACCTTCTGGTCCCTGGGTATTGGCTGGAACGTGCATAAGGAAGCCAATTTCAAAAGCAATACCATCAGTTTATTGAAACTGCGGGCCAGCACAGGCATTACCGGCGCGGTAAACTTTGCTCCAAACCTGGCAAAAACAACTTTCAGTTATTACTCCGATTGGTATTCGACCGGCATTGGCGCCATCGTTTCGAGTTATGGCAACAATGGGCTGAAATGGCAGCAAACCCGGAATATAGATGCCGGTATCGATCTCGGCCTGTTCAAAGACCGGATCATGATCTCGCCTCGCTATTACCAGAAACTCACCACCGACCTGCTCTCCGATATTACCCTCGCCCCTTCTACCGGCTTTGGCTTTTATAAGGATAACCTGGGAGATATGCTCAACGAGGGCTTTGAGCTCAATTTGAAAGCAACCGTGCTGAAAACAAAGGACTGGTTCATCAACCTGAGCCTCAATATGGCGCGCAATACCAATAAGATCGTACGCATTTCCAATGCCTTGAAGGCTTACAACGATAAGGTAGATGAGGCGCAAGCAAACAATTATCCCTCTACTCCACTCGTCCGTTACCAGGAAGGGCAATCGCTCAATACCATCTATGCCGTTCGTTCCCTGGGCATCGATCCCGAAAATGGGCGCGAGCTGTTCCTGAAGAAAGACGGCACCTATACTTACGACTGGGATGTAAAAGACATCGTGGCAGTGGCCGATAATACCCCCACCGCAGATGGTTTCTTTGGTACTTCGATCGCCTGGAAAAGCTTCCTGGTGCAGGTGCAGTTCTATACCAAATTTGGCGGCATGGAATACAACCAGACCCTCGTTGACCGGGTAGAGAATGCCGATCCGCGGTATAATGTAGACAGGCGTGTATTGGAAGAAAGATGGAAAAAACCCGGTGATATGGCCAAATACAAGAATATCGCAAGCATCGGCACCACACAGGTGTCTGACCGCTTTGTCCAGCGCGACAATGTATTGGAATTGAATTCCATCTATCTCTCGTACGACTTCAATAAGTCTTTCTGTAAGCGGCTCGCCATGCGCAACCTGCGCGCTTCTTTCACGATGAATGATGTATACAGGTGGTCGTCCATGGAAGTAGAAAGAGGTTTGGAGTATCCGTTCTCCCGCGCGTTTACATTCTCTATTCAAACAAGTTTCTAAAAACTACGGTATGAAAAAATATTATATCATCATAGTGACCGCCGTCTTGTTGTCTTCCTGCAACAAATGGCTCGATGTAAAACCCGAAGCAGAGATCACCAAAGAGGAATTGTTCAAGACCGAATCAGGCTTCATAGAAGCGCTCAATGGCATTTATACTTCTTGTGCCATCGATGAACTATACGGCGTGGAGCTTTCTGCCGGTTTACCCGAAGTGTTGGCCCAGAACTATCATTTTG encodes:
- a CDS encoding FecR family protein, translating into MTQEQLQILLEKYLNNTASAEEEQELTDWYHAANMQEVHWPVDNEEAVETLRNRMLHQLKEAIHPAAPAKELPLYRNIRWQVAAAILLLLGVGTWLWLDRPATPPTATTITSNKNTAPVLPGGNKATLTLADGSIIELDTAGNKTLAQQGNTRIIKLNNGQLAYHDASQQDANAPVLYNTIRTPNGGQYEIILPDGSHAWLNAASILRFPTVFTGTERKVQLSGEAYFEVAKNAHLPFRVYTTDVQLHERGIVEVLGTHFNVNAYSDEPSVKTTLLEGKVKVSVSSPGDTLHLIKPVTLAPGMQSSFPNDPARLSAIQLREVDTDEVIAWKNGLFNFNKADIQTVMRQLARWYDVEVFYEGPVSKEKFEGEIPKNATLNEVFKILELSAVHFKVEGHKVTVMP
- a CDS encoding SusC/RagA family TonB-linked outer membrane protein — protein: MRLTAMLLLVGCLQVCATGIAQKVSISRENVSLKKVFTDIKRQTGYLFFYNARLLENAEPVSISVKDTEMKEVLDKCFSNQPFTYKIVNRTIVVSARPVAIPIEAAITDTIPGEITVTGIIVDDSTSRPIEGASVVIRGTNSGIASNNKGAFTINGKKGTSYTISFVGYEPQTFSIRNANAVQVRLKQGTAKDPLANVVVTGYQLINKESFTGNAVVISGEELRKVNPVNVLQSIQAFDPSFRIAENNLAGSNPNRLPNINLRGSTALPTGTGDILSRANLQSNLNLPTFILDGYEVSLEKVYDLDNSRIQSITLLKDAAATAVYGSRAANGVVVITTKQPKAGKLQVYYNGDYTVNAPDLTDYRLLNAGEKLEYERLAGLYNSVGSRSTDMQEALYYQKKKNVIGGVNTYWLSQPLRISLAQKHSIYLEGGGNGIRYGLDMRYQAQPGVMKGSTRDRYSIGVDLAYNPTTRFIFKNTLSVTQMNATESPWGNFGDYVRMNPYYPKTDSLGNILQSVDSWLIDTHRSGTDQYVTNVVLNPMYNSTLHSFNKNKYLEIIDAFSGEWTIVDGLRLRGLISLTKRKYDYDAFTSPGANYYYFTSPDKLNERGSYSYSAQDETAVDGNINLAYNKQVGDHFFNATLGANIRTFSQSVTSFTAIGFPNDRFTNVGFALGYAEGASPGGYSSKERLLGSFISGNYSYKNKYLLDATLRTDGSSKFGTDNKIATFWSLGIGWNVHKEANFKSNTISLLKLRASTGITGAVNFAPNLAKTTFSYYSDWYSTGIGAIVSSYGNNGLKWQQTRNIDAGIDLGLFKDRIMISPRYYQKLTTDLLSDITLAPSTGFGFYKDNLGDMLNEGFELNLKATVLKTKDWFINLSLNMARNTNKIVRISNALKAYNDKVDEAQANNYPSTPLVRYQEGQSLNTIYAVRSLGIDPENGRELFLKKDGTYTYDWDVKDIVAVADNTPTADGFFGTSIAWKSFLVQVQFYTKFGGMEYNQTLVDRVENADPRYNVDRRVLEERWKKPGDMAKYKNIASIGTTQVSDRFVQRDNVLELNSIYLSYDFNKSFCKRLAMRNLRASFTMNDVYRWSSMEVERGLEYPFSRAFTFSIQTSF
- a CDS encoding GMC family oxidoreductase, with product MGDLQIKKSAKQYDVVIVGSGAGGGMATYILANAGLKVCLIEAGPMYDPKTNITQFKNPWESPRRGASTKYRPFGDFDACYWGWEIDGEPYTKENGTQWDWWRARMLGGRTNHWGRISLRFGPKDFKRKSIDGLGEDWPIGYDDIKPFYDRVDKLIGVFGTNEGLPNDPDGIFLPPPKPRLHELMIKKAGIAAGVPVIPSRLSILTKALPGNKDRGECMYCAQCGRACSYAYADFSSSSVLIKPALATGNVDLVTNAMAREVLTDREGKATGVSYVNKDDLNEYQVNGRVVILAASACESARLLLNSKSARHPNGLANSSDVVGKYLHDSTGTAMGGVLPQLFGRKRYNEDGVGGMHVYSPWWGDNKKLDFPRGYHIEYWGGMGQPAYGVGWGTEGMNGKFAVNGQKKEAGGYGKSLKEDIRFFYGASVGMAGRGEALSLASNYCAIDPNVVDKYGIPVLKFNVKWSEHEIKQVKHMKETFREIMHNMGAVITWGDDGTAANNYGIDTPGKIIHEAGTVRMGNDAKHAALNKWSQAHDCKNLFCVDGGQFVSQADKNITWTILALSMRASEYIIDEMKKQNI
- a CDS encoding gluconate 2-dehydrogenase subunit 3 family protein, whose product is MDRRKSLKALALGTLSAGVLLEACNDGDADKKAAEDKARAGAAPASTIDRMKEEEAHYKAVTAETFFTPQEMATITILGDIIIPKDEVSGSASEAKVPEFIEFIVKDMPEHQIPMRGGLRWLDMQCLKRYEKAFKDCDQKQQMEIVDEIAWPAKAKPEMAQGVAFFNLIRNLTATGFYTSEMGVKDIGYAGNKPNKWNGVPDDVLKQYNLAYTEKELKECVSYDNKA
- a CDS encoding tail fiber domain-containing protein, producing the protein MRYRTQYIIKSLFFSFLLLSASVVIGQESSDGVVQKKVAAIEHPVQSLVQLEPGVFEYDRQQSKQLKLPQGKHYGFTIAEIEAVFPALIKQTTRTYMFGKNTYRTATIKTVDMESLIPVLVASVKQQQQEIEQLKKELQDLKKPVALSK
- the ychF gene encoding redox-regulated ATPase YchF, with product MALQAGIVGLPNVGKSTLFNAVSNSAKAQASNYRFCTIEPNVGLVDVPDARLNKLAELVIPNRIVPTQIEIVDIAGLVRGASKGEGLGNQFLGNIREVDAIIHVIRCFEDDNVLRDEGAINPISDKEIIDTELQLKDLDSVERKIGRVEKAARTDPKMKAELDVLVQCKNHLQQGKSIRSLDLSKEEKTAIADMFLLTEKPVLYVANVDEPSMHTGNKYSEALAKAAKEEGAQIIIMNNNIEAQIAEMEDPADRALFMEEYKMTEPALNRLITSAYKLLNLYTYFTAGVQEVRAWTIHEGWKAPQAAGVIHTDFEKGFIKAEVIAYNDFVQYGSEAAAREVGKLRIEGKEYVVKDGDIMHFRFNV
- a CDS encoding RNA polymerase sigma-70 factor, encoding MAYAPRTALYSTYTDEQLVGLLRDNDEEAFAEIFHRYWDKLLAIGFNHARNKEVAEEIVQDVLLSLWNRRHSMEIDRPAAFLATAVKFAVFKTLARENRRRDLLQEHTVDTGNSAGSFDEGVIEAKFLKEYLNELVAGLPEQCRLVFVYSRDHQLSTKEIAATLQLSPKTVESHLTKALKTLRFLLGNHRFFSVIATFIHLLLKKT